From Ictidomys tridecemlineatus isolate mIctTri1 chromosome 2, mIctTri1.hap1, whole genome shotgun sequence, the proteins below share one genomic window:
- the Ahr gene encoding aryl hydrocarbon receptor — MNSSSANITYASRKRRKPVQKTVKPIPAEGIKSNPSKRHRDRLNTELDRLASLLPFPQDVINKLDKLSVLRLSVSYLRAKSFFDVALKSSPTDRNGSQDSSRGKFREGLNLQEGEFLLQALNGFVLVVTTDALVFYASSTIQDYLGFQQSDVIHQSVYELIHTEDRAEFQRQLHWALNTSQHTDVGQGLDETHGLTQPGVYYSPEQLPPENSSFMERCFICRLRCLLDNSSGFLAMNFQGRLKYLHGQNKKGKDGSILPPQLALFAIATPLQPPSILEIRTKNFIFRTKHKLDFTPTGCDAKGQIVLGYTEAELCSRGSGYQFIHAADMLYCAELHIRMIKTGESGMTVFRLLTKHNGWTWVQSNARLVYKNGRPDYIISTQRPLTEEEGREHLRKRNMTLPFMFTTGEAMLYEITNPVPPIMDALPIRNKNSTSGKDCATTSTPNKDSLHPSSILYAMMQQDESIYHYPASSTVPFERNFFNEPVSECSNSQGNIITVGNDNILKHEQIGHSQEINPTVSGVHTGLFPDNKNNELYSIMKNLGIDFEDIKCMQNEEFFRTDSSGEVDFRDIDITDEILTYVQDSLNKPTFLSSGYQQQQSVALNPSCMVQEHLQLEQQQHLQHHQKQVVAEPQQQLCQKMKHMQVNGMFANWNSNQPVPCSCPQQDLQQYNVFSDLHGASQEFSYKSDIDTMPYTQNFVPCNQPVLPQHSKCTQLDFPVGNFEPSLYPSTSNLEDFVTCLQVPENQKHGMNLQSTITTPQTCYAGAMSMYQCQPDPQHTHVDQMQYNPTIPGPQSFLNKFQNGGVLNETYPAELNNLSNAQTTTHLQPLHHPLEARPFPDLPPGGFL, encoded by the exons ttgCATTAAAATCCTCTCCCACTGACAGAAATGGAAGCCAGGATAGCAGTAGAGGAAAATTCAGAGAAGGCCTGAACTTGCAAGAAGGAGAATTCTTATTACAG GCTCTGAATGGATTTGTGCTGGTTGTCACTACAGATGCTTTGGTCTTTTATGCTTCTTCTACTATACAAGATTACCTGGGCTTTCAGCAA TCTGATGTAATACATCAGAGCGTGTATGAACTTATCCATACTGAAGACCGAGCTGAATTTCAACGTCAGCTGCACTGGGCATTGAACACTTCTCAGCATACAGATGTTGGACAAGGACTTGATG AAACTCATGGCCTCACACAGCCAGGAGTTTATTATAGCCCAGAGCAGCTTCCTCCAGAAAACTCTTCCTTTATGGAGAGGTGCTTCATATGTCGGCTAAGGTGTCTGTTGGATAATTCATCTGGTTTTCTG gcaATGAATTTCCAAGGAAGGTTAAAATATCTTCATGGACAGAACAAGAAAGGGAAAGACGGGTCAATACTTCCTCCTCAGTTGGCTTTGTTTGCAATAGCTACTCCACTTCAACCGCCATCCATACTTGAAATTCGAACCAAAAATTTCATCTTTAGAACCAAACACAAACTAGACTTTACACCTACTGGTTGTGATGCCAA aggacAGATTGTTTTAGGCTATACTGAAGCAGAGCTGTGTTCAAGAGGATCAGGATATCAGTTTATTCATGCTGCTGATATGCTTTATTGTGCCGAATTACATATTAGGA TGATTAAGACTGGAGAAAGTGGCATGACAGTTTTCAGGCTTCTTACAAAACACAATGGATGGACATGGGTCCAGTCCAACGCACGCTTAGTTTATAAAAATGGAAGACCAGATTATATCATCTCAACCCAGAGACCTCTAAC agaagaagaaggaagggagcaCTTACGAAAACGAAATATGACGCTGCCTTTTATGTTTACTACTGGAGAAGCCATGTTGTACGAGATTACCAACCCTGTTCCTCCCATAATGGATGCCTTGCcaataaggaataaaaacagcactAGTGGAAAAGACTGTGCTACCACATCAACTCCAAATAAGGATTCTCTGCATCCCAGTTCCATCCTGTATGCCATGATGCAACAAGATGAATCTATTTATCACTATCCTGCTTCAAGTACTGTAccttttgaaagaaatttttttaatgaacctGTGAGTGAATGCAGTAATTCGCAAGGCAATATCATTACAGTGGGAAATGATAATATCCTAAAACATGAGCAAATTGGACATTCTCAGGAAATAAACCCAACAGTTTCTGGAGTTCACACAGGGCTCTTtccagataataaaaataatgaattatacAGTATTATGAAAAACCTAGGCATTGATTTTGAAGATATCAAATGCATGCAGAATGAGGAATTTTTCAGAACTGACTCTTCTGGTGAGGTTGACTTTAGAGACATTGACATAACAGATGAAATCTTAACATATGTCCAAGATTCTTTAAATAAGCCTACCTTCCTGAGTTCTGGTTACCAACAACAACAGTCTGTGGCTCTGAACCCAAGTTGTATGGTACAGGAACACCTACAGTTAGAACAGCAGCAGCATCTACAGCACCACCAAAAGCAAGTAGTAGCAGAGCCACAACAACAACTGTGTCAGAAAATGAAGCATATGCAAGTTAATGGCATGTTTGCAAATTGGAACTCTAACCAGCCTGTGCCTTGCAGTTGTCCTCAGCAAGACCTACAACAATACAATGTCTTTTCAGATTTACATGGGGCCAGTCAAGAGTTCTCCTACAAATCTGACATAGACACTATGCCTTATACACAGAACTTTGTTCCCTGTAATCAGCCTGTGTTACCACAGCATTCCAAGTGTACACAGTTGGACTTTCCTGTAGGAAATTTTGAGCCGTCCCTATACCCTTCTACTTCTAATTTGGAAGATTTTGTCACTTGTTTACAAGTTCCTGAAAACCAAAAGCATGGAATGAATCTGCAGTCAACCATAACAACTCCTCAGACATGTTATGCTGGGGCCATGTCAATGTATCAGTGCCAGCCAGATCCTCAGCACACCCATGTGGATCAGATGCAATACAATCCAACAATTCCAGGCCCACAGTCATTTTTAAACAAG tttcagAATGGAGGTGTTTTAAATGAGACATATCCAGCTGAATTAAACAACTTAAGTAATGCTCAGACCACCACTCATCTGCAGCCACTTCATCATCCATTAGAAGCCAGACCTTTCCCTGACTTGCCACCTGGTGGATTCCTATAA